Proteins encoded within one genomic window of Nitrospina gracilis 3/211:
- a CDS encoding FAD-binding protein, giving the protein ENHPLFGNLVPRDVASREIYDVCINQGLGVGGEQMVYLDLTHHTEDYLNERLGGILEIYEKFTGDDPHKVPMKIFPAVHYSMGGIWTDYESETHGLIDHQSPRNQMTNIRGLYAAGEADYQFHGANRLGANSLLSCIYTGLMMGPGMIQYSKNLDMHHEDVSSQVFEDARKQWESRFQDIKRMNGKENPHILQKELGDILMKNVLIVRENSKLEKALTLIHDIQTRFRDVKCLDTTHWSNPAPSFINQLHCMIHLAKIITIGALRRNEFRGAHYKPEFDLAQPDNFDPHEYVDYLEKSQYGEVDETEFRPGHLEYMKRFEANNKEWLKTTLAECKDGEPAIHYEDVDTSQITPRPRKYE; this is encoded by the coding sequence AGGAAAACCATCCCCTGTTCGGCAACCTGGTGCCACGCGATGTGGCGTCGCGCGAGATCTACGACGTCTGCATCAACCAGGGACTGGGGGTCGGCGGCGAGCAAATGGTTTATCTCGACCTCACCCATCATACCGAGGACTACCTCAACGAGCGGCTGGGCGGCATTCTGGAAATTTACGAAAAGTTCACCGGTGACGACCCGCACAAGGTACCGATGAAAATCTTTCCTGCCGTGCATTACTCGATGGGCGGCATCTGGACGGATTACGAAAGCGAGACACATGGTCTCATCGACCACCAGTCGCCGCGCAACCAGATGACCAACATCCGCGGGCTCTACGCAGCGGGGGAGGCGGATTACCAGTTTCACGGCGCCAACCGTCTGGGTGCCAACTCCCTCCTGAGTTGCATCTATACGGGACTCATGATGGGTCCGGGCATGATCCAGTACAGCAAAAACCTCGACATGCACCACGAGGACGTGTCGTCGCAGGTATTCGAAGACGCGCGCAAACAATGGGAATCGCGTTTTCAAGACATCAAACGCATGAACGGCAAGGAAAACCCGCATATTTTGCAAAAGGAACTGGGCGATATCCTGATGAAAAATGTGCTGATTGTCCGCGAGAACTCCAAGCTGGAAAAGGCATTGACCCTGATTCATGATATCCAAACGCGGTTTCGGGACGTGAAATGCCTGGATACGACGCACTGGTCCAACCCGGCTCCGAGCTTCATCAACCAGCTGCACTGCATGATCCACCTGGCAAAGATCATCACCATCGGGGCCCTCCGGCGTAACGAATTCCGGGGGGCGCATTATAAGCCGGAATTCGACCTGGCACAGCCTGACAACTTTGACCCGCACGAATACGTTGATTACCTGGAAAAAAGCCAGTACGGCGAGGTCGACGAAACCGAGTTCCGCCCCGGACATCTGGAATACATGAAACGTTTTGAGGCCAACAACAAAGAGTGGCTGAAAACCACCCTCGCAGAGTGCAAGGACGGGGAGCCCGCGATCCATTACGAAGACGTGGACACGTCGCAGATCACACCGCGTCCCCGCAAATACGAATGA
- the sdhB gene encoding succinate dehydrogenase iron-sulfur subunit — translation MSEKKTVRLKIKRQDTPDSKPYWQEFEVPDRENANVISCLMDIQKNPVTANSQTVTPVVWECNCLEEVCGSCTMNINGRVRQSCTALVHQLEQPIVLEPMKKFPVVRDLAVDRTRMFDNLKKVHAWITIDGSHDIGEGPVISEKQRNSAYSLAECMTCGCCLEACPQFALDNDFLGASTFSQVRLFNMHPTGAMEKEERLEAVMGKGGIADCGNAQVCVEVCPKNIPLTESIAEIGRQTTWQMVKNLIFK, via the coding sequence ATGAGCGAAAAGAAAACAGTACGACTGAAAATCAAGCGGCAGGACACCCCGGATTCCAAACCGTACTGGCAGGAATTTGAAGTGCCTGACCGGGAAAACGCCAATGTGATCTCCTGCCTGATGGACATCCAGAAGAACCCCGTCACTGCCAACAGCCAAACCGTGACGCCCGTGGTTTGGGAGTGCAACTGCCTGGAAGAAGTGTGCGGTTCGTGCACCATGAACATCAACGGACGCGTGCGTCAATCCTGCACAGCGCTGGTGCACCAGCTCGAACAGCCAATCGTGCTGGAGCCGATGAAAAAGTTCCCGGTGGTTCGCGACCTGGCGGTGGACCGCACCCGCATGTTCGACAACCTGAAAAAAGTCCACGCGTGGATCACCATCGACGGCAGTCACGACATCGGCGAAGGTCCGGTGATTTCCGAAAAACAGCGCAACTCCGCCTATTCCCTGGCCGAGTGCATGACCTGCGGCTGTTGCCTGGAAGCCTGCCCGCAATTCGCGCTGGACAACGACTTTCTGGGGGCCTCCACCTTCAGCCAGGTGCGGCTGTTCAACATGCACCCCACCGGAGCCATGGAAAAAGAGGAACGGCTGGAAGCGGTGATGGGAAAAGGCGGCATCGCCGACTGCGGCAACGCGCAGGTTTGCGTGGAAGTCTGCCCCAAGAACATCCCATTGACCGAAAGCATCGCTGAAATCGGCCGCCAGACCACCTGGCAGATGGTCAAAAACCTCATTTTCAAGTGA
- the ispH gene encoding 4-hydroxy-3-methylbut-2-enyl diphosphate reductase, with translation MKVSLASALGTCFGVKDAINLAMEPQFKSDLTIVGQLVHNRQVNESLKRNGVDLVNGIDDLDKIKTKKVMITAHGAAEKMKEALVEAGHIVYDASCPLVMRVHKTVKSMVEQNYFPVVIGQEEHVEVKGIVGDLDDYIVINNEEDLEKLRAAPTKRFGIVSQTTQQMEKVENLVRKIREMDCVEDVAFVNTICQPTRDRQIAVRDLADQVDLMIVIGGYNSSNTKKLVQVCDEKDVEAHHIEAATQLDRSWFTNKKHVGITAGTSTPEYVINEVHTAILKIAQEMEEMSQATHQAS, from the coding sequence ATGAAAGTATCCCTCGCAAGTGCGCTCGGCACCTGTTTCGGCGTCAAGGACGCCATCAATCTGGCGATGGAACCTCAGTTCAAATCCGACCTCACCATCGTGGGTCAGCTGGTCCACAACCGTCAGGTGAATGAATCGTTGAAACGCAACGGTGTCGATCTGGTCAACGGCATCGATGATCTCGATAAAATCAAAACCAAAAAAGTCATGATCACCGCCCACGGCGCCGCCGAAAAGATGAAAGAGGCGCTGGTGGAAGCCGGTCACATTGTTTACGACGCCAGTTGCCCGCTCGTCATGCGCGTGCACAAAACCGTCAAGAGCATGGTTGAGCAGAATTACTTCCCCGTCGTCATCGGGCAGGAAGAACACGTGGAAGTGAAGGGCATCGTCGGCGATCTCGACGACTACATCGTCATCAACAACGAGGAAGACCTCGAAAAACTGCGTGCCGCGCCCACCAAGCGGTTCGGCATCGTCAGCCAGACCACCCAGCAGATGGAAAAGGTGGAAAACCTGGTGCGTAAAATCCGCGAGATGGACTGCGTGGAAGACGTCGCCTTCGTCAACACCATCTGCCAGCCAACCCGCGACCGGCAGATTGCGGTGCGCGACCTGGCGGACCAGGTGGATCTGATGATCGTCATCGGAGGTTACAATTCCTCCAACACCAAGAAACTGGTTCAGGTGTGCGACGAGAAAGATGTCGAAGCGCATCACATTGAAGCCGCCACCCAGTTGGACCGGAGCTGGTTCACCAATAAAAAACACGTGGGAATCACCGCCGGAACCAGCACCCCGGAATACGTGATCAACGAAGTCCACACTGCCATTTTGAAAATCGCGCAGGAAATGGAAGAAATGTCACAGGCCACACACCAGGCCTCTTGA
- a CDS encoding squalene/phytoene synthase family protein → MQDWEYCRQMLPKVSRTFALNITVLKDDLHRSILTAYLFCRIVDTVEDAAELDPKIKIRLLQEFSHIIEDPDHRARNLDRWVEDCRAVDGSENDLDLLINTPRVFNVFDSLPVNHQEQIVPSVSRMARGMAYFQQKFSFNEITLLEDEHELEEYCYFVAGLVGEMLCNLFFQEIPNLSPKSRETMQRTAVSFGLGLQMTNISKDIIVDRGRGWSYIPRSYIIGQGLTVEEFNAGTSINQNLEVMERLLHKTLGHLEDALRFTLAIPRYQTRIRLFCIWPLWMAMETVAVLHNNQSLLNSDDPVKISRSTVRRILRRTRLLCYSDLLLKWAFGDIKKRAQLKNPPRFDLDALNDRLNRISLDSLGNETALSH, encoded by the coding sequence ATGCAGGATTGGGAATATTGCAGACAGATGTTGCCGAAGGTCAGCCGTACCTTCGCTCTCAATATCACCGTTCTCAAGGATGACCTGCACCGCAGTATCCTGACCGCCTACCTGTTCTGCCGCATCGTCGATACCGTGGAAGACGCAGCGGAGCTCGATCCCAAAATCAAAATCCGCCTCCTGCAGGAGTTCTCGCACATCATTGAGGACCCCGACCACCGTGCCCGGAACCTGGATCGCTGGGTGGAGGATTGCCGCGCCGTGGACGGCTCGGAAAACGATCTTGACCTGCTGATCAACACACCGCGCGTGTTCAACGTGTTCGACTCTCTACCCGTGAACCATCAGGAACAGATCGTTCCCTCAGTCTCGCGCATGGCACGGGGCATGGCCTACTTTCAGCAGAAGTTCTCATTCAACGAAATCACCCTGCTTGAAGACGAGCACGAGCTGGAAGAATACTGCTACTTTGTTGCCGGGTTGGTGGGCGAAATGCTGTGCAACCTGTTCTTCCAGGAGATCCCGAACCTGTCGCCAAAATCCAGGGAGACGATGCAGCGTACTGCGGTTTCCTTTGGACTGGGATTGCAGATGACGAATATCTCAAAGGACATTATTGTGGATCGTGGCCGCGGCTGGTCGTACATCCCGCGTTCATATATCATCGGGCAGGGGCTGACGGTAGAGGAGTTCAACGCCGGCACCTCCATCAATCAGAATCTCGAAGTGATGGAACGCCTTCTACACAAAACCCTGGGCCACCTGGAGGATGCCCTGCGTTTCACTCTGGCCATTCCGCGATACCAGACGCGTATCCGGCTGTTCTGCATCTGGCCGTTATGGATGGCTATGGAGACCGTTGCTGTTCTCCACAACAACCAGTCGTTGCTCAACTCCGATGATCCGGTTAAAATCTCGCGGTCCACGGTACGCCGTATTCTGCGACGCACGCGTTTGTTGTGTTACTCGGACCTTCTTCTGAAGTGGGCCTTTGGAGACATTAAAAAACGGGCGCAGCTGAAAAACCCGCCACGTTTCGATCTCGATGCCCTCAATGACCGGCTTAATAGAATTTCCCTGGATTCCCTCGGAAACGAAACTGCACTTTCGCACTGA